One Sesamum indicum cultivar Zhongzhi No. 13 linkage group LG14, S_indicum_v1.0, whole genome shotgun sequence genomic window, ATGAGAGAAAAATTGCGACTCCATTGGTCAAAGAAACTGCGAGGAAGCAGAGTTATTTGAAGATGTGGAACCACCAAGAGAGTCGAGGGTGCAAGGCGAACAGGAGCATCGCAGCAAGCGACCAACATCATCCGATGCTGGCTCCAGCAGTCATGTTCGCGCGAAGAGAAGGGAGCCCATAATATCGCGGGCCGAGGTCGAGAGTGTGGGAAAGCAGATAAACAGCTTGAACAAACAGATTGATGAGCTGAAAAAACGAGGAGAGATAGTGTCCCAAAACAAGAATTCCCCCTTCTGTAATGACATTCTGGTCCAAACAGTTGAGCCGGGTTTCAGAGTACCCGATTTGCGGAGATATGATGGAATGAAGGATCCGCAGGAACACGTGGTAGCATTCGAAATGGTGCTGAATTTATATGGGCAGCCAGCCCCTATCATGGCAAAAATGTTCGCGACCACGCTCACAGGGAAAGCTCAAGGATGGTTCACGAATTTGCCCTGAGGGAGCATCGAATCCTATGATCAGCTAGTGCAGAAGTTCAACTTTCACTTCGTGAGTAAGGAGAAGCAAAAAAGGTCGGCGACTCGTTCAATAACCGCCAGAGGGAAGACGAAACTTTGAACAACTTCATGGGAAGGTTCAACAATGAGACATTGGAGGTGCAGGAGTTGAGGATTGATATGATAGTGAGCATCCTCATCCATGGACTGCGAAAGGGTCCTTTTACGTCTGCTCTAGCACGCGACCCGTCCAGTGACGTCGAGCAGTTAATGGCACTAGCCCAGAAATACATAGACGAGGAGGAGCTGAATGCGATGAAAGACTCGAGCGAAGAGAGCGCGAGCATGTCAGGCGACCGCATGATGGCAGAGAAGGGGGTGGTGGCaagcaaaaacaagaaaaacaaaaggagcCGAAATACCAGCCCAAATACCATAACTATACTCCACTGGCCATGTCGCGAGAGAAGGCATTGATGATGGTTGAGAATGCAGATGTCCTGAAGTGGCCAAGGCACACTAGGTACACCCCTTCTAAAagattttctaacaaatattgcaGATTCCATCGAGAGAGGGGACACAACACTGAAGAGTGCTTCCAGCTGAAGGATGAGGTCGATAGGCTGGTTAGACAGGGATACTTTCGGGATTGAGTCCCTCCAAATTGCAAAATCAGTGGGGAAGTAAGAAGAAGTCGATCGAGGAGTAGAGACCGAAACCCCTGCCCTTCGAAAACGGATAGGGTCCCAACTGGAGGGAGCAATGCACCAACCAAAGGAGTGTTATACACGATAGCGGGAGGATCGAGCGTCGGAGATTCAGGTCGAACACGGAAAAGGTGCGCTCGCACTGTAGGATCGAGCAGGGAAAGGGAGTTTGTGCTGAAGGTGGAAGACGAAGAAGCCATTTCATTCGATAGCTCAGATAGGCTGGATATTGCGAACTTCATGAACGACCCGATGGTCGTCAAGCTGGACATTGTGAACTTCGCTGTCCACAAAGTGCTGATCGACAGTCGTAGCTCAACAGACATCATTTTCAAGAGTGTAGTTGATAAGATGGGTCTAGAGAACGCACGACTCGAACCCGTAAAAACCCCGCTGGTTGGTATTGGAGGAAGTGAAGTATCTTCACTGGGGACGATCGAGCTGCCTGTGTCCATGGGAGAAGAGCCGAAGAGAAAGACCTTGATGGTCAAATTTCTGGTAGTTGATACCCCATTTACCTACAATGTTATCTTAGGTAGGCTGGGGCTGAACTCATTCCGAGCGGTCATTTCCACTTATCAtatgaagatgaagttccccATGGAATACGAGATCGGGGAGGTATTGTGCGATCAGAAAGAGGCTCGAAAATGCTACAACTTATCATTGAAAGGGGAGCTCGGGCTGAAGAAGTAGAAGACGAAGGAGGATGCTAAACCCTGACCATACGAGGCAGAACATTTAAAACCCAATGAGGAATACAAGTCGGTGCAGCTCGTCCCCGAGGAACCTGGTAACCGAATAGGGTCCAACATCTTCGATGGAGAAATGACCATGATCGAATTTCTGAGGAGAAATGCTGACATGTTTGCGTGGAGCCCATCGGACTTCACGGGAATTGATCCAGAGGTCATTGTGCACCGATTGAATGTCGACCCGATGGCTCGACCGATACAATAGAGAAAGAGGTCGTTTGGCTGTGATAAAAACGAAGTCATCAGACAAGAGGTCGAAAAATTGCTTAAAGTCGGGTATGTATCCAAGGTCCAATATATTGATTGGCTTTCTAACGTAGTGCTCGTCCCCAAATCCTCCGGGAAATGGCGCATGTGCGTTGATTTTACAGACCTAAATAAAGCCTGCCCAAAGGATCCATACCCGCTACCCCAGATCGATGTGATGGTGGACTCAACAGCGGGGTTCGAAATCTTCTCGATGATGGATGCTTATCAAggatatcatcaaattcgcaTGGTTGAGGAGGACAGGGACAAAACCTCGTTTGTCACTGAGAAGGGGATCTACTGCTACAACATGATGCCGTTCGGACTGAAGAATGCGGGCGCGACGTACTAATGATTGGTCAATAAGATGTTCGGTGACTTGCTGGGAAAGACCATTGAGGTATATGTCGATGATATATTGGTCAAGAGTAAGAGGTCGCAGGACCATCTCAAGGACCTCGCACAAGCTTTCAGCATAACGAGAGCGTATGGCATGAAATTGAATCCTGACAAGTGCACTTTCGGAGTCGAAGGAGGAAACTTTTTGGGATACATGGTTAGCGAACGGGGAATAGAGGCAAACCTAGAAAAAATCCAGGCTATTATGAATCTGCGATCTCCAGTCTCGATCAAAGAGGTGCAGAAGCTCACGGGCAAGATCGCGTCGCTAAGCAGGTTTATATCCCGATCGGCAGATAGGAGTCTACCTTTCTTCAAGGTCCTGAGAAAATCGAAAAGCTTCGCATGGACCCCGAAATGCGACCAGGCACTATAGGAGCTGAAGGAATACCTCACGAAACCCCCCCTCCTAGTGAACCCAAAAGAAGGGGAGACACTAGTATTTTAAAATGCAGTTAGCTCAGTATTGGTaagggaagaagaaaacaatcaAACCCGGTCTACTACGTCAGCAAGATGCTTCAGGGTGCGGAGTCCAGATATTCAAAGATGGAGAAGCAGGCTCTTTCTTTAGTAGTAACGGCTCGAAAACTGCGATCTTACTTCCAGTCGCATAAAGTGGTCGTACTAAAAAACCACCCCCTCAAACACGTGATGTCGTGACCCGAAGCCTCAGGAAGATTGATCAAATGGGCGGTCGAATTGGGGCAGTACGAAAGCGTAGGTGCTTGCAGATTTCGTAATGGAGTTGACCAGTGACCAAAAAGAACCTGAAACAGCCGAACAGCCTTACTTGAAATGGATGCTACATGTAGATGGATCCTCCAATGCCAATAATGGAGGAGCAGACATACTAACCCAAGGGCCAAAGGGTGTAGAGATCGAAGTTGCAGCTCGCTTATCTTTCCCAGTGACCAACAACGAAGCGGAGTATGAAGCACTCATACTGGGTTTAGAGCTCGCACATGAAGTCGGCGCCCGAGATCTGGAGGTCTTCACGGATTCTCAATTGATTGCCCTACAGATCGAAGGAACATACGAGACGAGGGAGAGGACGATGACATCGTATAAGGAAATCGTTCAGCGATTAATGGGCAAATTTGAGAAATGTTCTGTTTTGCAGGTGCCTAGGGCTAAAAATGACAAGGCGGACGCCTTATCCAAATTCAGAGCCGCAATGGATGGAATCAGGGATCGTAAGATCACGGCCCTAATACGCGAGCGGTCAGCTCTTTCGAACAGAGCAGAGGTGCAGGTGGTCTCAGAAACTGGGTCATGGAAGGACGAAATTGTGAAGTATCTTGATGACGGTATCCTACCCGACGACCCCATTGTTGCGAAAAGGGTCAAGTTTCGAGCTACCCGGTGCACCTTACTAGCCGGCCAACTCTATAAACAAACAGTAGATGGGACTCTTTTGAAATGTTTAGACGAGGAAAGAGCCCTTTACGTGATGCGAAAAATCCACAAAGGGAGTTGCGGAAACCACTCAGGCGCGAGATCACTGGCCCAAAAAATCACGCGACAAGGATACTTCTGGCTCACCTTGATCAAAAATTCCAAGGACCTAGTGAGGAAATGCGAAAGCTGCAAAAATATGCATCCCTGATACACCAACATGCGACCCCAATGGAGCCGATCAGAATAGCATGCCCGTTCGACCAGTGGGGAATTGACATTGTCGGACCTTTTCCACCCGCCCAAGCTCAGAAGAAATTTATCATTGTGGCGGTCGAATACTTCTCCAAGTGGGTCGAAGCGGAGGTAGTGGCCAAGATATCCGAAAAAGAAGTCATCAACttcatttgaaaaaacatCATCTGCAGGTTTAGGATACTTAGAATATTGATATCTGACAGTGACACCCAGTTTCAGGGGAGAAGGATTACGGAATGGTGCAAGGAACTGAAGATTGCGCAGCACTTTACAGCGGTCGCAAACCCTCAAGCGAACGGACAGACCGAGGTGACTAACAAGACGATCTTGCAGCACTTGAAGATGCGCCTTGAAAATAAAGGATCGTGGGTCGACGAGCTGCCCGGTGTGTTCTGGTGCCTATGAAAGGCCGTCGACCACGAAGGGATCGAATTCCgaagcctgtgaaaggccaccAATTATGTAAAGGTTAGGGAGATTGCATCTTGTACATAGATATAGTCATTACTGCATATGTCAATGCTTGAAGAAACTTGTAAAAACTGCATTTCTCCGGAAGCAATTTATAAAACTGTGTACATTTTTATGCTTACAtttgcctttatttttatccacTATCAAAATCTTCAAAGTATTAAATGCGAACCGAAAAAAATGTGTCCAACttatgcgatctgaaaaagacgcacccaatcaaacgcgaactgaaaaagacgtgTCCAACTTATGCGATCTGAAAATGACGCACCCAAtcaaacgcgaactgaaaaagacgcgtccaactTATGCGATCTAAAAAAGACGCACCCAAtcaaacgcgaactgaaaaagaggcatccAATAAtgtgatctgaaaaagacgcatctTTCTTGCCAACTAATATAGAGGCATCcaatgcgatatgaaaaagacgcacccaatcaaacgcgaactgaaaaagacgcgtccaactaatgccaactgaaaaagaggcattcgataatgcgatctgaaaaagacgcattctTCTTGCCAACTGAAAAAGGGGCATTCAAtaatgcgatctgaaaaagacacATCCTTCTTGCCAACTGAAAAGGAGGCATCCAATAAtacgatctgaaaaagacatgCCTTCTTGCCAACTGGAGAAGAGGAATCTTATTACGCGAACTGAAATGCATTCAGCATAAGCGACATAAAAAGAGATGCAGTTATCAAATAAAAGCCTTAAAAGGAGATAGAAGGAAGCAAATACGTGAgctgacaaaaaataattctattgATGGTGTCGTTTACACAGTTGCATCGCAAAAATATGCTCACGGGGTCAACTTCCCAGATTTACAAGTCAAATTACTAAAAGTATCAAAGGGAAGAAGGGGTCatacaaaaagacaaaatccTATTACAAAAAGGGAGATCGGGTAGCATCAatcctcatcctcatcctcTAGCTCTTTCCTCAGGGCCGCAAACTCATCGTCCTTGAGATCGGGCTCAGCAGGATAGGGTTGAAGGTCGCCATCAAGAGTAATGTCCAACCGACTGCGGTCAAATGACTCCTGGAATCTGcaaagtttttcaatttgggCTTCACAAGTCTTGTAGCCTTTGACAAATGAGTCAGCTGATTTGATCTCCCGGTAGTCGTGAAGGTGTTCGTCTTCAGAAAGTCACGGACAACAGCCATTCGAGAGCCAACCAGAAGTTTGTGATGTTCCTCCAGGGTAATGCGATCAGACTGGCCTTCCTCAAAGCCCAGCTTGTGGCCTACGGCCAGTCCAGCCTCCCGACCGGCCTCGAATCCTTTCTTCCTACCTTCAGATAGAGCAACATCCCTCTCGGATATGGCGATCTCCTTCTCCTTCCTGACGACATCGAGCTCGCCCTCTaagttcttgattttctcAGCGAGGACCATCATGTCATCCGCGTGCCTGAGATCCGCCTTATCTTTCTCCGCCAGTTGAGCTTGGAGCTCTTTCACCTTCCTATCGGTCAGTATGTAATTTTTGCGATAGGACATGCATTTCAGAGAGAGGCTCCGGAGAAAAGTTAAGCCCTACAAAGTAGTGCGAAGTTATTCGGGTTCGAACATTAGAGCCAACTAAAGAATAAATGATTACCTGTAGCATGGCGTGGGCCCCATATTCCTCGATCCGAACAGGATTGTTCGTCACCAGGGAACTTTGGTCGCGAAGGGAGGTTAAAGAGTTATACAGATCGAAGGTTTCCCCCCTGCTTCCGAGAAAAGCACTGTGCTAGAAGAACAATCTCACTTCAGAGGTTCAGATGGATGCGACTGAGGACCCCTTATAGCTTCCCTGGTCTCCTCCCAGTGCGAAGCGAACTGCTCCAACCTCAAAAACCTATCTCGCTCGTCCGCCTGGCTGCACTTATCCGCAACTTCCTTGGCCATCCTGCTCAAAGTCTCAGGCCGATGGGGAGTGGATTTTGAAGAACCAGAAGGTGCCACCAGTCATTTTTCCTTCGGTTCTTTCTCCTTCGGACTCGCTCCCTGCCCCTGCTTTTGCGAGGCCCGCTTCCTCTTCTTTGATTTCTTGCCGCTGTCACGATCCGGCTTCCCGGATTCACCTCCCTGATCTCCGCTCGCATTGTCCAAGTTCAGCTCTAGATCGCTAGAGTTATATCCATAGAGAGGTTGGAGGGAGTTTCTTCGCTATCCACTTGGATGAGCTGATGTTTAGCGGGGCTCGAGGGCTCGCGAAGGAACAGGTGCAGGAGGAAGGTCTTTAGAGGGCGCGACTTGTTTCCCCTTGGCTTTGGCCTTGGCTTTAGCCACTTTATTCTCCGTAATGCCTTCAGTCATAAGGCATTACGGGAACTCATGATGATGCTACCTGCAAGAAAAATCGAGGCGTGTAAGCGAGTTCGAACAGAACGACAGGAAAGCATCGCTAGAAGAGAAAATCACCTAAAGACTCTTCGATGTGGAGGGACGCTGGAGAGAGCCCCGATAGTTGCAAAACCTTCTCATTGAGAAGCTTCTTGGGGTCGTATTTATAAGCCGTTAGGCTATTTATCTGATCACCCTCCAGCCCCCCTCCACTTGTTTTCGGGACAGGTTTATATTTGGTCCATTCGTTTTTCAAAGGCCAGACACCTCTAGGAGgtcgaataaaaataaagcGATCTAACCAGACCCCTACATTCAACTTCAGGGTGCTCAGGTATCCACAGTCGGGCTTGGcagaaagataaaagaaaccTCTATCACCGGATCGTTTCGAAGTAGTGAAAGAGTACAGActccaaaaattatcaaaactggGTTCTATACCTAAGTATTGcattattacaacaaaaaggACAATATGAGAAATAGAATTGGGGGAAAGTTGCATAGGGCACAACCCCAGTTTATTCAAAATCAAGGCTACAGGGGGAACCAAAGGAAATCGAAGGCCAGCATTGAGgtgtttgatagaaaaagcACTGAAACCCTCAGGAGGACGGTGCATTCGATCGAAGGTAGCAGGAATAACGATGTCATATTCGGGGGGTATGTAATAtttctccctaattttaagaaaaggtGTCCTAACACTACTGACTACGGGTTCCCAAGGGTTTCTAGCCAACCTATCCTGGAATTTCGTTAGAGTAGAAAGACCGGTTTgctcatcattaattttggaaataggaaactttttgttcctttttggGGAGGTAGAGAAAGAACGGTGAGCAGACCTAGACGCAGACCCAGATGTAGACCCAGAAGGGGTCGCAGAAGACCCAGAGCCAGAGCTCGACCCAGAATTCGAACTAGAGCTGGAAGACATCGTACCTTAGAATAGGATTGCCCTGGAAGCTGCAGGTCGAATGCGAACTCT contains:
- the LOC110013115 gene encoding uncharacterized protein LOC110013115, which codes for MGRFNNETLEVQELRIDMIVSILIHGLRKGPFTSALARDPSSDVEQLMALAQKYIDEEELNAMKDSSEESASMSGDRMMAEKGVVASKNKKNKRSRNTSPNTITILHWPCRERSGEVRRSRSRSRDRNPCPSKTDRVPTGGSNAPTKGVLYTIAGGSSVGDSGRTRKRCARTVGSSREREFVLKVEDEEAISFDSSDRLDIANFMNDPMVVKLDIVNFAVHKVLIDSRSSTDIIFKSVVDKMGLENARLEPVKTPLVGIGGSEVSSLGTIELPVSMGEEPKRKTLMVKFLVVDTPFTYNVILGRLGLNSFRAVISTYHMKMKFPMEYEIGEVLCDQKEARKCYNLSLKGELGLKK